The region TTAATAAAGCGGACTTAATTCCTCTTTTCCCGTTCCCGCGTCAACGTATTATTCAGTCTATGGAAGTGACTCATTGTCCCCATGCGGTATTTTATAATGCCAGTGATGAGCAATGTACCACTTGTCATCAAGGTGAAGAATGCATTTGGATGAATCACAATGATGAACTGGTTGCTATTGAACAAAAATCAGTAGAAGAGTTAAAACAACAACTGCTGATCGCTGTAGATTTTATTGACTCTAATTTGAGTCCGCATCACTTATCTCGACGCAATTGCCAATGTGATAATTGTAAGTGGCTGAAAAAAGTGCAACATGTTTTACAAGGTCAACCTGATTAACCCGTTGGGTTTCAGCTTTAAAAACTAGGGCATAGGATCGTTATCACCTGTCTTTAGTGGGTATTGCATATCGCCATTATTGTGATTAGAGTTAAGCGCATTAATTAGCGATAAGAGTTTACCTTAATGGAACCCAGCTTTTGGCATGATAAGTGGCAGTTACAACAAATCGGTTTTCATCAACCGCAGGTTAATCCGTTTTTAGTAAAGTACTGGCCTCAGTTGGCGGTGAATAGTTCAACTGAAGTGTTTGTGCCCTTGTGTGGTAAGACTCTAGACATGTGCTATTTAGCTGAGCTAGGTCATAATGTGCTTGGTTGTGAATTGAGCCAAACAGCAGTAGAAGATTTCTTTAAAGAAAATTGCTTGCCCGTTGAAAGTAAAAGTAAGGGTGAGCACCAATACTTTGCTACTGAACAAGTCACTCTTATTCAAGGTGATATTTTTACGCTTCCCCAAAATATAACTCAATCTATTGATGCATTTTACGATCGCGCTGCACTGATCGCCTGGCCTGAGGAAATGCGTCAGCAATATGCATTACAGTTGGCACAACTTATACCTGCTAATGTAAAAGGCTTATTGATAACCTTAGATTATCCGCAAGCTGAGCTAAATGGTCCACCATTTGCTGTAAGCCCACAATGGATTGAACAGTACCTTGCACCTTACTTTGATGTCGAAGTGCTGGAGTGTGCAGATGTACTGGCTGATAATCCACGTTTTATAAAGAAAGAAGTCACCTGGTTAAACGAAGCTGCATATTTGTTGACGCGAAAGTCATAATTGATGGTATTTAAGATCCTATTTGACATTAAATTTTAGACAATAAAAAAGCGACCAAGAGGTCGCTTTTTTTAGACTTAAACAGTCTTAGAAGTCGTAGCGTACACCAACGGTGAAGATGTTGTCATCTTCTAGGTCAGTTGTTGAAGCGCCAGTCATTGTGTAATCACCTTCGTACATAGCGTAATGGCCATATACTAACGTTGATTTAGAGATGCGGTAATCAGCACCTATAGTAATGCTTTGTACGTTAACATCGCTAAGAGTAGAAGCTTGATCTGCACTAGGTGTCATTCCACTAATTTTAGAGAAGTACTTACCTAAACCTGATTCGTCTACGCCATATTCAGCTTTAAGGTTTACACCATTTAGATTGTAAGAAACGTTTAAGAAGTAAGTGTTACCTTCAAATGCGCTATCTAATTGGCTTTCAGTGTTTTGAAATAAACCACCGACTTTGAAATCACCTAGTTTAACTTGTGCAACACCACGGTAAGCGTCGATGTTACCAATTGTGTTGTAAGCACCAGCTACATAGTAGTTTTGTGCTTTTAATTTCTTGTCACCAATTGTCGCACTTAATGCATACTGACTTTCATCACTCGCTTGATTATCTTCCATCAAGTAAGTTGCATTTAGTGTTACTAAATCAGCAATTTTAGGAGAATAATACCAGATACCATCTGCGCTACGAGTTTGACCTGCTGCTAGACGATCGATATCGGCATTGGTGTTACCAAAGATATCAACGCCACCTTCAGCTTGCTTGAATACAGTGTCGTTACGACCAACCAATACTGTACCAGCATTCGTTTTTAGACCTAGGAAAGTGTTACGTGCCTTGAAAACATCTGAGCTAGATGAAGTGTTTTCAACCTGGAATTCCATTTGGTAAATAACTTCAAAGTCTTTTGAAATTTCTTCAGAACCTTTAACACCGATGTGAGAAAAGTTATTTTCAAATACAGTGCCTTCTTTACCTTCTTGGGTAGTGACACCAGTGTCTGAATTCGTTACAGCCAAATCTAAACGACCATAAAAGCTAGGACTTTCGGCTAGCGCACCGAATGAAGTTAATGCAATAACTGAGGCAACTGATGCAGAGATTAGCGTCTTTTTCATCTTAAATACTCCCTTTAGAACGTGATGTTCTATTCCCATTTAAATGGGTTGTTTTAGTGAATTGTTAGTCGCAGAGAGATCTGCGTAACGAATTGATCGGAATTTTTACAGGTTTAGGCTTGATAAGTTGTGGAGTAGGTCAAACTTTTAGCTATGAGGTAATAACTTGGTACAAAAATGTGATGTATTCGATGATTTTTAGCATTGGTTAACAGATATGTAGCAAACTACCTATTAATGGAGGTTCCCATTTATAGAAAAATGGTATAGCGCCTATTCCCATTGGCTTTGAATCTAGTTTAGATGTTGCTAAAGTGTTAAGTCTTGCGTGGTGGGAAGCTGATTTCTATGTGGTTTTGCATGGGGTTTGATTACGGGTGAATATAAAAAGTAAAAAAAACGGCCAAAAATGACCGTTTTAACATTTATCCAACAAGCAGCCGTTAATGTAATTAATGGCTTTAGTGTGGTTTAGAAATCTAAACGAACACCTACAGTGAAGATATTGTCACTTAAATCTTCAACAACACCATTCAGCTTCATGTCGCCGTCATATTTAGTGTAGTGACCGTATACTAAGGTGTTTGAGCTTAGACGGTAATCTGCACCAACACTGAACTGTTGAATTTCAACATCAGTGACATCTTTACGTGCATCTAGAATATTTGCGCCTTCATCAGCCTCAAGTTGACCGGTACGACGGTCTACAATTTTACCTAAACCTGAGTCATCGTAACCATACATCGCTTTAAGCTTTAGGTTACCCATAACGTATGCAGCGTTTAGGAAGTAGCTATCGCCTTTAAGGTGAGCAAGCTCCGTTTTTAAGCTTTCAGTGTTTTGGTATAAACCACCCACAATGAAGTTACCAAATTTAGCTTGTACTACACCACGGTATGCTTCGATATCAGTAATACCATCTTGGTATGCCGCTGATGCGTAGAAGTTTTGTGCTTTAAGTGCTTTGTCACCAATCGTTGCACTGACTGCATACATAGAATCACTTTGTGAATCATAGTTGTCATCCATTAAATATGTCGCATTTAATGTCAGCATGTCAGCGATTTTTGGAGAGTAATAGCTGATGCCATCACCAGAACGAGTTTGGCCTGCAGCAAGAAGATCGATATCTGAGTTGGTGTTACCAAATAAATCAACGCCGCCTTCAGAAGCTTTAAATACAGTGTCATTACGACCCACTAACGCAGTACCTGCAACAGTTTTTAAACCGATGAAAGTGTTACGTGCTGCGAATGTATTGCCCGAATTATCAAAGTTACTTACACCGAATTCCATTTGGTAAATAACTTCAAAATCTTCATTGATTTTTTCAGAACCTTTAACACCTAACCAAGAGAAGTTGTTTTCAATAATGGTGCCATCTTTCTGATTTTGTGTAGCGACGCCAGTATCAGAGTTGGTGAATGCAAGATCAGCACGACCGTAGAAATTAGGGCCATCAGCTAGAGCAGTGAAAGAGGTCAATGCAGTACAAGATAGAATTGCTGCAGTGATCAGGTTTTTTTTCATCATCTTAATCTTCCTTTGGTAAGGGCTTGATTTTGTCAGCTAATCAATTGTTTATAGCTAACATTGATAGAAATAATCTTCAGCTAAAATAGCTTTTGAGATTATTTATGGTAATTCCTGTTCTGTGCCTGATACTGCCATAAAAAGTTCACATAAAAGAGTGATTAATGTCACTTAATAGTGCTTTAGCTT is a window of Shewanella donghaensis DNA encoding:
- a CDS encoding porin, with product MKKTLISASVASVIALTSFGALAESPSFYGRLDLAVTNSDTGVTTQEGKEGTVFENNFSHIGVKGSEEISKDFEVIYQMEFQVENTSSSSDVFKARNTFLGLKTNAGTVLVGRNDTVFKQAEGGVDIFGNTNADIDRLAAGQTRSADGIWYYSPKIADLVTLNATYLMEDNQASDESQYALSATIGDKKLKAQNYYVAGAYNTIGNIDAYRGVAQVKLGDFKVGGLFQNTESQLDSAFEGNTYFLNVSYNLNGVNLKAEYGVDESGLGKYFSKISGMTPSADQASTLSDVNVQSITIGADYRISKSTLVYGHYAMYEGDYTMTGASTTDLEDDNIFTVGVRYDF
- a CDS encoding porin; this translates as MKKNLITAAILSCTALTSFTALADGPNFYGRADLAFTNSDTGVATQNQKDGTIIENNFSWLGVKGSEKINEDFEVIYQMEFGVSNFDNSGNTFAARNTFIGLKTVAGTALVGRNDTVFKASEGGVDLFGNTNSDIDLLAAGQTRSGDGISYYSPKIADMLTLNATYLMDDNYDSQSDSMYAVSATIGDKALKAQNFYASAAYQDGITDIEAYRGVVQAKFGNFIVGGLYQNTESLKTELAHLKGDSYFLNAAYVMGNLKLKAMYGYDDSGLGKIVDRRTGQLEADEGANILDARKDVTDVEIQQFSVGADYRLSSNTLVYGHYTKYDGDMKLNGVVEDLSDNIFTVGVRLDF
- a CDS encoding thiopurine S-methyltransferase, which gives rise to MEPSFWHDKWQLQQIGFHQPQVNPFLVKYWPQLAVNSSTEVFVPLCGKTLDMCYLAELGHNVLGCELSQTAVEDFFKENCLPVESKSKGEHQYFATEQVTLIQGDIFTLPQNITQSIDAFYDRAALIAWPEEMRQQYALQLAQLIPANVKGLLITLDYPQAELNGPPFAVSPQWIEQYLAPYFDVEVLECADVLADNPRFIKKEVTWLNEAAYLLTRKS